The Hahella sp. HNIBRBA332 genome window below encodes:
- a CDS encoding RimK family protein: protein MSRLYIVVESLKDWTPYYPSEDVISFEDYLALPINKNDRVRLINLCRSYKYLSKGYYCSLLAEARGHHVIPSVRTLNEIEKRSLYSLILDLDDDTALSALKKLANKPDQELTFRCFFGKTSDPDLEPLGALVFEKLPCPVVEVEIEQKGGWKLSAMRPISPKGFDDQEQTLFANSLDAFSRKVWRKPKERKKYRYDMAVLVNPKEEMPPSDKGALKKLAKVGKQLGVAVDLIEPKDYQRIPEYDMLFIRETTAIDHHTFKFSKKAEAEGLIVMDDSTSIMRCTNKVYLADLLRANRVPTPKTLIVSKGDKQQLLAAAQELGLPMVLKIPDGSFSRGVVKVESPEELEQKAQTLFKQSALLLAQEFMYTDYDWRIGVLNGKPFYACKYFMARNHWQIYKHGEGSTAAGAWATLPTYEVPKVVLSAAVKAAGLIGDGLYGVDVKQKGNRAAVIEVNDNPSIESGVEDKYLGDELYRIILEEFIRRAEKKHNS from the coding sequence GTGAAGACGTAATATCATTTGAAGACTACCTGGCTCTACCCATCAACAAAAACGATCGCGTCAGACTGATCAATCTTTGCCGCAGCTACAAGTATCTCAGCAAAGGTTATTACTGCTCATTGCTTGCTGAGGCGCGCGGGCATCACGTCATTCCTTCCGTGCGTACACTGAACGAGATTGAAAAGCGCTCTTTGTATTCGCTGATTCTTGATCTGGACGACGACACTGCATTGTCGGCATTGAAGAAGTTGGCTAACAAGCCTGATCAAGAGCTGACCTTCCGCTGTTTCTTCGGTAAAACCAGCGACCCGGATCTGGAGCCATTGGGCGCTCTGGTGTTCGAAAAGCTGCCCTGTCCCGTGGTGGAAGTAGAGATCGAACAGAAAGGCGGTTGGAAATTGTCCGCTATGCGTCCGATAAGCCCGAAAGGCTTCGACGATCAGGAGCAGACGCTGTTCGCCAACTCATTGGACGCATTCAGCCGCAAAGTGTGGCGCAAGCCCAAAGAGCGCAAGAAATATCGCTACGACATGGCGGTATTGGTCAATCCCAAAGAGGAAATGCCGCCCAGCGACAAAGGCGCCCTGAAGAAGTTGGCCAAAGTAGGCAAACAGCTTGGCGTAGCGGTGGACCTGATCGAGCCCAAGGATTATCAGCGCATTCCTGAATACGATATGTTGTTCATTCGCGAAACGACTGCGATTGATCACCACACCTTCAAATTTTCCAAAAAGGCGGAAGCGGAAGGTCTGATAGTGATGGATGACTCCACTTCCATCATGCGGTGCACCAACAAAGTTTATCTGGCGGATTTACTGCGGGCCAATCGAGTGCCGACGCCCAAGACTCTGATAGTCAGCAAGGGCGACAAACAGCAGTTGTTGGCGGCGGCGCAGGAGTTGGGCCTGCCTATGGTGCTGAAGATTCCTGACGGTTCGTTTTCCCGGGGCGTTGTGAAAGTAGAGTCGCCGGAAGAGTTGGAGCAAAAGGCGCAAACGCTGTTCAAGCAATCGGCGTTACTGTTGGCGCAAGAGTTCATGTACACGGACTACGACTGGCGCATCGGCGTGTTGAACGGTAAGCCGTTTTACGCCTGTAAGTATTTCATGGCGCGTAACCACTGGCAGATCTATAAGCACGGCGAAGGCTCGACAGCCGCTGGCGCCTGGGCGACGTTGCCGACTTATGAAGTGCCCAAAGTGGTGCTGAGTGCAGCAGTGAAAGCCGCTGGGCTGATAGGCGACGGCTTATATGGCGTGGACGTAAAGCAGAAGGGTAATCGCGCGGCGGTCATTGAAGTCAACGATAACCCAAGTATTGAGTCCGGCGTGGAGGATAAATATCTGGGGGATGAGCTGTACCGTATTATCCTCGAGGAGTTCATTCGCCGAGCGGAAAAGAAACACAATTCCTAA
- the dnaX gene encoding DNA polymerase III subunit gamma/tau, giving the protein MAYQVLARKWRPGNFAEMAGQEHVLKALTNALNQDRLHHAYLFTGTRGVGKTTVARIFAKCLNCEQGVSAIPCGECGVCREIAEGRFVDLIEIDAASRTKVEDMRELLDNVQYAPTRSRYKIYLIDEVHMLSNSSFNALLKTLEEPPPHVKFLLATTDPQKLPVTILSRCLQFNLKNLSPQRIVTHLAHVLQAENVPAEEAALWELARAAEGSMRDAMSLTDQAIAFGDGKLAAKDVIEMLGTIEKHVVIDLLRTIAAQDCAAMLAQVNHMAQFAPDYAYVLQALAELLHRVAVEQAVPGGVDNSFGDQQQVTELAQTLTAEDTQLYYQIALMGRKDLALAPDPRTGFEMALLRMIAFRPNIKSARQIQAPSAVSATASADDDKESAQPGPSQTESVAAAQPAVEATPEPAKEAVAPQPEPQQQTPEEPVAPSPQEPPRQTFPQQELQQPEPHNPGDAPVIDASPVTPAHPVERSTSKHSEAEPPPVDDYDAYFADDPGPSDADYGFSNYPADAGYHDDGNHVAPATKPQPHGERLQATAPVQEQQVREAVAPHPKPVTESGPGPQASPGSAEPMNSAPPVVASTRVKKPPAGPLTPPLEGEPTMKGMVWKDAVRRLAISGMTATLAQRCALEAVTPGLVIFTIDREHLDFFNEAQRERLRAAVSEFLGEAVKIEVSAGESKWLTPLQYAERRRAELQQQAETAIRNDPNIQMMAGRFGAAVIENSIEPIIQE; this is encoded by the coding sequence ATGGCATATCAGGTTCTAGCCAGAAAATGGCGTCCCGGCAATTTCGCGGAAATGGCGGGGCAGGAGCATGTACTCAAAGCGCTGACCAACGCCCTGAATCAGGACCGTCTGCACCATGCGTATCTGTTTACCGGCACTCGCGGCGTGGGTAAAACCACCGTGGCGAGAATCTTCGCCAAATGCCTCAATTGCGAACAAGGCGTTAGCGCCATTCCTTGCGGAGAGTGCGGTGTGTGCCGCGAAATCGCCGAAGGCAGATTCGTCGATCTGATCGAAATCGACGCCGCGTCCCGCACCAAAGTCGAGGATATGCGCGAGCTGCTCGACAATGTGCAGTACGCGCCCACCCGCAGCCGTTATAAAATCTATCTCATTGACGAAGTGCACATGCTCTCCAACTCCAGCTTCAACGCACTGTTGAAGACCCTGGAGGAGCCGCCGCCTCACGTCAAATTTCTGCTGGCCACAACAGACCCGCAGAAACTGCCGGTCACGATTCTATCGCGCTGTTTGCAGTTCAACCTCAAGAATCTGTCGCCACAACGTATTGTCACCCATTTAGCCCATGTGTTGCAGGCGGAGAATGTGCCTGCGGAAGAGGCGGCGCTGTGGGAACTGGCGCGCGCCGCGGAAGGCAGCATGCGGGACGCCATGAGCCTTACCGACCAAGCCATTGCTTTCGGCGATGGTAAGTTGGCGGCGAAAGATGTCATTGAAATGCTGGGGACCATTGAGAAGCATGTGGTCATTGACCTGCTGCGTACAATCGCCGCTCAGGATTGCGCTGCGATGCTGGCGCAAGTGAATCATATGGCCCAGTTCGCGCCGGATTACGCTTATGTGCTACAGGCGCTGGCTGAGTTGCTACACCGCGTGGCGGTGGAGCAGGCCGTGCCCGGCGGCGTCGACAACAGTTTTGGCGATCAACAACAGGTCACTGAGTTGGCGCAAACGCTGACGGCGGAAGACACCCAGCTTTACTATCAGATTGCATTAATGGGGCGTAAAGATCTGGCCTTAGCGCCCGACCCGCGTACCGGGTTTGAGATGGCTCTGTTACGAATGATCGCCTTCCGTCCCAACATCAAATCAGCCAGACAGATTCAAGCGCCTTCTGCTGTTTCGGCGACAGCCTCGGCTGACGACGATAAGGAAAGCGCTCAACCGGGGCCATCCCAGACTGAATCGGTGGCGGCAGCGCAACCAGCGGTAGAGGCCACGCCAGAGCCGGCGAAAGAAGCTGTGGCTCCGCAACCGGAGCCGCAACAGCAGACTCCAGAAGAGCCCGTTGCGCCATCGCCGCAAGAACCGCCCCGACAGACGTTTCCTCAGCAAGAGCTGCAGCAGCCGGAACCACATAATCCGGGCGATGCGCCAGTCATTGACGCCTCACCTGTAACGCCTGCCCACCCCGTGGAGCGGTCGACCTCCAAGCATTCTGAAGCAGAACCGCCGCCAGTTGATGATTACGATGCGTACTTTGCCGATGATCCAGGGCCTTCCGATGCGGATTATGGCTTTTCTAACTATCCGGCGGACGCTGGTTATCACGACGATGGAAATCATGTCGCGCCAGCGACAAAGCCACAGCCGCATGGCGAGCGTCTTCAGGCGACTGCGCCAGTCCAGGAACAACAGGTAAGGGAGGCAGTAGCTCCGCACCCAAAGCCAGTAACTGAATCTGGCCCGGGTCCGCAGGCAAGTCCTGGGAGCGCTGAGCCAATGAATTCAGCCCCTCCCGTTGTGGCGTCGACCCGCGTCAAGAAGCCTCCAGCTGGTCCTTTGACGCCGCCATTGGAGGGCGAACCGACCATGAAGGGAATGGTGTGGAAGGATGCGGTCCGGCGCCTCGCCATCAGCGGAATGACCGCCACCCTGGCGCAACGTTGCGCTTTAGAGGCGGTGACGCCAGGCTTGGTCATATTCACGATTGATCGCGAACATCTCGACTTTTTTAATGAGGCTCAACGTGAGCGCTTGCGCGCGGCGGTGTCGGAATTCCTGGGCGAAGCGGTTAAAATCGAAGTCTCAGCCGGCGAATCGAAATGGTTGACGCCGCTGCAGTATGCGGAGCGACGCAGGGCTGAGTTGCAACAACAGGCGGAAACGGCCATTCGCAATGATCCCAATATTCAGATGATGGCGGGACGCTTCGGCGCAGCGGTCATCGAAAACAGTATTGAGCCTATTATTCAGGAGTAG